Below is a window of Pleurodeles waltl isolate 20211129_DDA chromosome 4_1, aPleWal1.hap1.20221129, whole genome shotgun sequence DNA.
TTACAGTAAAATAGCTTTTGAGTGCTAGTCACTGTAAAGATATATTTACTTAAAATTTcctcatgtcctacttttaaatagtatGCACTCTGCCTTGCGGGCAACAAGGCCAACATAGGGGTGACTAATCAATATTCAAAGGGAAAGTTTCTCCTATCAAAAAGGATTATTTTGACAAGTCACACTGCAGAttttactctgcagaaatcaggcTACACTGGATACATTTGAAGCCATGTTTGTAGATTCACCATAGtaaatggcacaataggtgctacagACAACTTAAATGTCCCAATCTGGGAGCTGCTTATGCAATAAAGCCTTGCATCATATGATGTCATGGACAAGTGGATTAATGCAGAAATGAAGGGTCCGTGAGAGCCAGAAGGAACAGAGTCTAAAGCTGGGTGTGGTCACTTGTAGGAGACGCCGCTGCTTGCTGGACTATACAACCAAATAGACTACGGCCAGGGACTGCACATATGTTTCTTTATCTATTAATGTTCCAAATTGCATTTTTTTGCCCCAGCCCGACTGTGCATGAAAAATATTGTGGAGCTGATATATTGCAATGAAAGTTTCAGTTGATAAGAGAGGTCATTAAATTGCCCTGGATAGTGAATATTCATTATCAACTCAGATTATTGAGAATTCACTGTGTAAGCGGTATCCAGAGTTTGCATAGTTGGAAATTTCTCTACATCATATGCAAagtttcaggcccatatttatacttttttttgcgccgcatttgcgccactttttaacgcaaaaacggcgcaaacttacaaaatacaattctattttgcaagtttgcgccgcttttgcgtcaaaaagtgatgcaaatgtggcgctaaaaaagtataaatatgggccttagtatctgtGAATgggactgacttttttttttaatattgcaagGTAGATGCTACTAATCAAGAGCGTATTCGCACATCAGTTTGGAAGACAATCACTATCAATTCCGCATATGTTTGCGTTTGCGACAATGGCCCCCTAGATTGGATGTGCTGTTGGACCGCTCCCTGGTCTCCTCAACACACATACCCTCACTATCAATATCCATGGAGTCATCACCATTGCAAGTAACATTTCTGTTCTGCTCGTCATTCCTGACAGCctcatttttcagagatttataaACCACTCTATCTTTCTTTTTAATATCTGAACGGATTTCCTCCATCAGCCACCCAAACTCAATCACGCTGAGCTTCCGTCTTTTTAAATTATATCTATAGCCAGCGGCGTGCATGGCTACAAGGCGGCCAGAGGAATCAAACACTGGTGAGCCTGAAGAACCCTGAAAAAAACTAGTATCATAGGTCACTGTTCGGGAACTCCTTATTTCTCTGAAATTTTCTTTTGTAAACATGTGAATGCAAAAGATCCTTCCCCCTTCTGTGTCACAGTTGGGGTGACTGTCACCTTGCTGTCTTCCCTCTTCCAGACGCCTCCTTATTTCTTGGTGGCGTTCAAGGAAAGCTATCACGGTGCAGGCATCGGTGGCCTTCACCTCCCCATCTGGATGGCCGATGATGTAAACCAAGCCGTTGTGGGGAGGCCTGGAAACATGTGGCATCAAGCCCGGGGGAAACGCCCGCTTGCTTTTTTTCATTTCCAGAAGAGCATAGTCAAGACCCTTATCGGAGGGTCCCAACCAAGGCTCAATGGAGTACAAGCCACGTTTTTTATAGGGGTTTTCTTCATAAGTGAAAGACACCTTAGTGGAATCATGTATAATTTTAGGCCACTCCCCTTCCGGAACTCCTTCACCAACTATGTCCCGGATGACGTGGTGGCATGTAAGAATATAGCCAcctcccaggacaaagcaagaAGCCGAGCCTCGGTTACCGTTGTTGTTCCATGTGATATAACCCACCGACCGGCTGCGGTTACCTAGCATTTTATGAACTGTCACCGGGGTTGAGTTAACCGTCCTTTTACTAAATTCTTCCTTCTCCAGTTCCAGGAGGACTCGAGGAGTTTTATCCTGCGTTTTCGCCTCTTCCTCTATGGCCTCTTTAATCAGGTTCCCTTGCTCTGCCAGAGAAGGGTAGTGTTGTAGGAGGGATTGTGGAAAAGCTTGCAGCATGTGTTCAGTTAGTGAGCGTAACTGCTCACAGGTTTGGTCGGTGGTGGCATGCGCCACTTTCTTTTGCGTTAAATTGCAGATTTCCACCTCAAATGTTTTTTTAGCGTAGGTATCAACTACGCATTCAGAATCGTAAGCATCTTTACCAACCCTCATCTTCCATGCTGTGCTTTCTGCAAGTAACGGCAGAAAGCGACCATCTTTGCACAGAGCATCACGGAAGGTTTCCCCTTTAGCAGCAAACACGCAAATTGAATATTTAGACTTATGGAGGACATTTGATAAAAGAATCCTACTTTTTTTGGTGCCTTTGGCAGAGACATAAAATGTGACATACTCATTGGCCCCACCATC
It encodes the following:
- the FAM111A gene encoding serine protease FAM111A; translation: MKGKKPCKNRRITDYYASHTTKSTDMDRSSATSRAVGSSAQSNKGQISGGRCTPQVLKDATNTMVGGKRNDHGKSESTKVDAGEDKEIEFKLSLDGNNGTHIVRGKADCSIYSALVSLDTVEKQKANNKKKELHLLDKQGPCGYVNLGMPLKCLEEGSKQFDMRFYPFNKKGASDVDDNFLREKYRAYDGGANEYVTFYVSAKGTKKSRILLSNVLHKSKYSICVFAAKGETFRDALCKDGRFLPLLAESTAWKMRVGKDAYDSECVVDTYAKKTFEVEICNLTQKKVAHATTDQTCEQLRSLTEHMLQAFPQSLLQHYPSLAEQGNLIKEAIEEEAKTQDKTPRVLLELEKEEFSKRTVNSTPVTVHKMLGNRSRSVGYITWNNNGNRGSASCFVLGGGYILTCHHVIRDIVGEGVPEGEWPKIIHDSTKVSFTYEENPYKKRGLYSIEPWLGPSDKGLDYALLEMKKSKRAFPPGLMPHVSRPPHNGLVYIIGHPDGEVKATDACTVIAFLERHQEIRRRLEEGRQQGDSHPNCDTEGGRIFCIHMFTKENFREIRSSRTVTYDTSFFQGSSGSPVFDSSGRLVAMHAAGYRYNLKRRKLSVIEFGWLMEEIRSDIKKKDRVVYKSLKNEAVRNDEQNRNVTCNGDDSMDIDSEGMCVEETRERSNSTSNLGGHCRKRKHMRN